From Quercus lobata isolate SW786 chromosome 1, ValleyOak3.0 Primary Assembly, whole genome shotgun sequence, one genomic window encodes:
- the LOC115995227 gene encoding protein DETOXIFICATION 14-like translates to MEKSLLTKEREEKREGCCLSITTWGWGHGEFVQEAKRIGYLAGPMVAVNLSQYFLQIISIMMVGHLSQLSLSSTAIAISLAAVSGFSPLYGLSTALETLCGQAYGAQQYQKLANQTYTAIFSIILVCLPLSLVWIYMGKLLVLMGQDPAISYEAGKFIIWLIPALFAYGTLQALVRYFQTQSLIIPLLVSSCVTLCFHIPLCWVLVYKSSLGHLGAALAIGMSYWLNVILLGLYMKYTSASSKTRVPLSMEMFRGIGEFFRFAIPSAVMICLEWWSFELLILLSGLLPNPTLETSVLSVCLSTISTLYMIPDGIAAAASTRVSNELGAGNPQGARSAVTVVMSITVAQALILSLALFASRGVFGYVFSNDMEVVDYVTTMAPLVCLSVILDNLHGVLSGIARGCGWQDLGAYVNLGAYYLCGLPVAAILGFWLQMRGQGLWIGILVGASVQALLLSVITSCTNWEKQASKARQRMLEGRSSVENRLT, encoded by the exons ATGGAGAAGAGCTTGttaacaaaagagagagaagagaaaagagagggtTGTTGTTTAAGCATAACAACATGGGGATGGGGTCATGGTGAGTTTGTTCAAGAGGCCAAAAGAATAGGGTACTTAGCAGGACCTATGGTGGCTGTCAATTTGTCACAGTATTTTCTGCAAATTATATCAATTATGATGGTTGGTCACCTTagtcagctctctctctctagcacTGCCATTGCTATCTCTCTCGCTGCTGTCTCCGGCTTCAGTCCTCTT TATGGATTGTCTACTGCACTGGAAACTCTATGTGGACAAGCATATGGAGCTCAGCAATATCAAAAACTAGCAAATCAAACGTATACAGCTATTTTCTCTATAATTTTGGTCTGTCTCCCTCTGTCTCTTGTTTGGATCTACATGGGAAAGTTGCTCGTTTTAATGGGTCAAGACCCTGCAATTTCATATGAAGCTGGCAAATTCATAATATGGCTCATTCCTGCACTCTTTGCTTATGGAACTCTTCAAGCCCTTGTTCGATATTTTCAGACACAAAGTTTAATCATTCCCTTGCTAGTAAGCTCTTGTGTTACTCTTTGTTTCCATATACCTCTGTGTTGGGTTTTAGTATACAAGTCTAGTCTAGGACATCTTGGAGCAGCATTAGCCATTGGTATGTCATATTGGTTGAATGTGATTTTACTTGGACTATACATGAAGTACACTAGTGCCAGTTCAAAAACCAGGGTCCCACTTTCTATGGAGATGTTCCGAGGAATTGGAGAATTCTTCCGTTTTGCAATTCCTTCTGCTGTAATGATTTG CCTTGAATGGTGGTCATTTGAGCTGCTTATCCTGCTGTCAGGGCTTCTACCAAATCCAACACTTGAAACTTCAGTCTTGTCTGTGTG TTTGTCAACCATCTCAACACTCTACATGATACCGGATGGAATTGCTGCTGCAGCAAG CACTAGAGTTTCAAATGAATTAGGAGCTGGGAATCCACAAGGAGCACGTTCAGCTGTCACTGTAGTGATGTCTATTACGGTTGCACAGGCACTCATATTAAGCTTAGCCCTCTTTGCCAGCCGCGGtgtttttggttatgttttCAGCAATGACATGGAAGTAGTAGACTATGTCACAACCATGGCTCCTTTAGTATGTCTATCAGTTATACTGGACAATTTACATGGTGTTCTTTCAG GTATTGCTAGGGGATGTGGGTGGCAGGACTTAGGTGCTTATGTCAACCTCGGCGCGTACTATCTATGTGGACTTCCAGTTGCTGCCATATTGGGTTTTTGGCTACAGATGAGAGGACAGGGCCTTTGGATTGGTATACTGGTTGGTGCTTCTGTGCAGGCATTACTGCTCTCTGTCATAACAAGTTGTACAAACTGGGAAAAACAG GCAAGTAAGGCAAGGCAGAGAATGTTGGAGGGAAGATCTTCAGTGGAAAATAGATTAACATGA
- the LOC115974658 gene encoding protein DETOXIFICATION 12-like, whose translation MEESLLAKGIKEEKRKPETPSLTWVTFTGELKRLGFLAGPMVVVTLSQYLLQVISLMMVGHLGELALSSAAIAISLSAVTGFSLLLGMASALETLCGQAYGAQQYQKIGIQTYTAIFSLNLVCLPLSVLWMNMGRLLSLIGQDPLISHEAGKFTMWLVPALFAYATLQPLIRYLQTQSLVKPMLISSFVILCFHIPLCWVLVFKSGLGNLGAALAMGISYWLNVILLGLYAKYSSACKKTLVPISKELFQGIGEFFRFAIPSAIMVCLEWWSFELLILLSGLLPNPQLETSVLSVCLNTIATLYSIPYGLGAAASTRISNELGAGNPQAARVAVFAVLFLAITETSIISTILLASRSVFGYTFSNEKEVVDYVTTMAPLLSLSIILDSLQGVLSGVARGCGWQHIGAYVNLGAFYLCGIPVAAVLGFMTNLRGRGLWIGIQTGAFVQTVMLSIITSCINWEKQSSNARERIFEGKLPQDNNENEQRILVR comes from the exons atGGAAGAGAGTTTATTAGCAAAAGGgatcaaagaagagaaaagaaagccagAAACTCCATCTCTAACATGGGTTACTTTCACTGGGGAGCTCAAGAGGTTGGGATTCTTGGCTGGTCCTATGGTGGTCGTGACTCTATCACAGTACTTGTTGCAGGTCATTTCATTAATGATGGTGGGTCACCTGGGTGAACTTGCTCTCTCTAGCGCTGCTATAGCCATCTCTCTTTCTGCAGTCACTGGCTTCAGTCTTCTT TTAGGAATGGCCAGTGCGCTAGAAACTCTATGTGGGCAAGCTTATGGTGCTCAGCAATATcaaaaaattggaattcaaaCTTACACTGCTATATTTTCTCTAAACCTTGTCTGTCTTCCTCTGTCTGTGCTATGGATGAACATGGGAAGGTTACTAAGTTTGATAGGCCAAGACCCTCTAATTTCACATGAAGCTGGGAAATTCACAATGTGGCTTGTTCCTGCACTCTTTGCTTATGCGACACTTCAACCACTCATTAGATACCTTCAGACACAAAGTCTAGTCAAGCCAATGCTTATAAGCTCTTTTGTAATTCTATGTTTTCACATACCACTATGTTGGGTTTTAGTATTCAAGTCTGGACTGGGAAACCTTGGAGCAGCTTTAGCTATGGGAATTTCATATTGGTTAAATGTGATTTTGCTTGGATTATATGCTAAGTACTCTTCTGCCTGCAAAAAAACCCTTGTTCCAATTTCTAAGGAGCTGTTCCAAGGAATTGGGGAGTTTTTCCGCTTTGCTATCCCTTCTGCTATAATGGTTTG CCTCGAGTGGTGGTCTTTTGAGCTTCTTATACTGTTGTCTGGTCTTTTACCTAATCCGCAACTTGAAACTTCAGTTCTTTCTGTGTG TCTCAATACGATTGCAACACTCTATTCAATACCGTATGGACTCGGTGCTGCAGCAAG tACTAGAATTTCAAATGAATTAGGAGCAGGAAACCCACAAGCTGCTCGTGTGGCTGTCTTTGCTGTATTGTTTCTTGCAATCACAGAGACAAGTATAATAAGCACAATCCTTCTTGCAAGCCGGAGTGTTTTTGGTTACACTTTTAGCAACGAGAAGGAAGTTGTGGACTATGTGACAACCATGGCTCCCCTGCTTTCTCTGTCAATTATACTGGACAGCTTACAAGGGGTACTCTCAg GTGTTGCTAGAGGATGTGGGTGGCAACATATAGGAGCTTATGTCAACTTGGGGGCGTTCTATCTTTGTGGGATTCCAGTTGCTGCGGTTCTGGGTTTCATGACAAATTTAAGAGGAAGGGGCCTATGGATTGGAATACAAACTGGTGCTTTTGTTCAGACAGTTATGCTCTCTATTATAACAAGTTGCATAAATTGGGAAAAACAG TCAAGCAATGCAAGGGAGAGGATATTTGAGGGGAAACTTCCACAAGATAATAATGAGAATGAGCAGAGAATTTTGGTGAGATAA